GCTCCTTCGTGCGTCTCGGCTTCGTCGACGGCGCGGCGGCCGCCCGCGGGATCGAGCGCCTCGGCACGGCCGGCAGGCCGCTGACCGACAAGCTCGCCGTGACGGCTGACCCCGACGCGGCCCTCGACGGACTGCTCCGGCTGGGCGAGGCGCTCGACGAGGGCGCCCCGGGATCCGGCGCGGCGATGTTCGCCGAGGTGGCCGACGACGAGGGCACCGCGATGCGGCTGTGCAGCGTCCTGGGGGCGAGCGCCGCGCTGACCCACCACCTGGTCCGGCACCCCGACCACTGGCGCGAGCTGACCGACCCGACGCTGGGCAGCACCCGGGCCGCGGCCTACGCCGTGCGCGAGTCGGTGCTGACCGCCGTGGGTGCCGACCCCCACGCCGCCGAGCCGGTCGCCGGGTTGCCCGACGCGGGGGCCGTCGACGCGCTGCGCGTGGAGTACCGCCGCATCCTGCTGCGCCTGGCTGCGCGCGACCTCGCCCACCACGTCGGTCTCGACGACGCGGCCGCGGAGATCTCCGACCTCGCCGCCGCCACCCTGGAGGGCGCGCTGGCGATCGCCCGCGCCCGCGTCGGGGCGGACGCGCACGCCGTACGCCTCTCCGTGATCGCGATGGGCAAGTGCGGCGGGCACGAGCTCAACTACATCTCCGACGTCGACGTCGTCTACGTCTACGAGACCGCCCCCGGCGCGGACGACGGCGTCGCGATGCGCGCCGCCACCCAGCTCGCCTCGCACCTGATGCGGATCTGCTCCGACCACACGCGCGAGGGCACGATCTGGCCGGTCGACGCCAACCTGCGGCCCGAGGGCAGCCAGGGGCCACTGGTGCGCACGCTCGCGAGCCACCGGGGCTACTACGAGAAGTGGGCCAAGACCTGGGAGTTCCAGGCGCTGCTCAAGGCGCGCCCGGTCGCCGGCGACCTGGCCCTGGGCCGCGACTACGTCGAGATGATCGCGCCGATGGTGTGGAGCGCCGCGGAGCGCGACGGGTTCGTCACCGAGGTCCAGGCGATGCGTCGTCGGGTCGTCGAGCACATCCCCGCGCACGAGGCCGAGCGCCAGCTCAAGCTCGGGTCGGGCGGGCTGCGCGACGTCGAGTTCGCCGTCCAGCTGCTCCAGCTGGTGCACGGGCGGGCCGACCCGTCGCTGCGCGACGGCGCCACGCTGAGCGCCCTCGCCCGGCTCACCGACGGCGGCTACGTCGGTCGCGACGACGGCGAGCGGCTGCACGAGGCCTACGCCTTCCTCCGCACCCTCGAGCACCGGATCCAGCTCTACCAGCTCCGCCGGACCCACGTGCTGCCCGACGACGAGGCGTCGCTGCGACGGCTGGGTCGGTCGATCGGCCACCTCTCCGAGCCGGCGGTCACCCTCGACAAGGAGTGGCGCTACCACCGGCGCGAGGTGCGCCGGCTGCACGAGAAGCTGTTCTACCGCCCGCTCCTGGGCGCCGTCGCGCGGCTGCCCGGCACCGAGGCGCGCCTCTCGCTGAAGGCCGCCGAGGCGCGGCTCTCCGCCCTCGGGTACGCCGACCCGAAGGCGGCGCTGCGCCACCTCGAGGCGCTGACGAGCGGGGTGTCGCGCACCTCCGACATCCAGCGGACCCTGCTGCCGGTGCTGCTCGAGTGGTTCGCCGACTCGCCCGACCCGGACGCCGGGCTGTTCGGCTTCCGGAGGATCAGCGAGAGCCTGGGCCGCTCACCGTGGTACCTCACGATGCTCCGCGACGAGGGTGAGGTCGCCCAGCGCCTGGCCCACGTGCTCGGCACCTCGCGCTACGCCACCGACCTCCTCGAGCGCGAGCCGCAGGGCGTGAAGATGCTGGGGGAGTCCCTGGTGCCGCTCAGCGCCGAGGCCGCCCTCGCCGAGATGCAGGCGCTCGCCGAGCGCGCCGGGAGCGCGGAGGCTGCGGTGGTCGCCGTGCGTGCCGTACGCCGGCGCGAGCTGCTGCGGATCGCGTGCGGCGACCTGGTGGCGGGCACCGACGTCGCGGTGGTCGGGCAGGGCCTGAGCCGGCTCACCGACGCGACGCTGCAGGCCACCTTGGACATCGCGACGGAGGCCGTGCGCCGCCAGCGGGACCTCGACGTCGTACCCACCCGGATCGCGGTGATCGCGATGGGTCGCTACGGCGGCTTCGAGCTGTCCTACGGCAGCGACGCCGACGTGATGTTCGTGCACGACCCGGTCGAGGGCGCCGAGGCGCAGGTGGCCGGGTCCTTCGCGCAGGCCGTCGTCTCCGAGCTGCGGCGGCTGCTGTCGCTGCCGGCCAGTGATCCGCCGCTCGAGGTCGACGCGGACCTGCGGCCCGAGGGCAGGAACGGCCCGATGGTGCGCACCGTCGAGTCCTACGCCGCCTACTACGCCAAGTGGTCGCACGTGTGGGAGTTCCAGGCGCTGCTGCGTGCGGACGCGGTCGCCGGCGACGAGCAGGTCCGGCGACGCTTCACCGAGCTCATCGACCCGTTGCGGTTCCCCACGCACGGCATCTCCGAGGCCGACGTGGTCGAGGTGCGCCGGATCAAGGCGCGCGTCGACGACGAGCGGCTGCCGCGGGGCGCCGACCGGCACACCCACCTGAAGCTCGGGCGCGGCGGCCTGGCCGACGTGGAGTGGACCGTCCAGCTGCTGCAGATGCGGCACGCGGGCACCGTCGAGGAGTTGCGCACGCCGCAGACGCTCCCCGCGCTGTCCGCCGCGGCGGAGGCCGGCCTGATCGCCGCGGACGACGCCGCGACGCTCGCCGAGGCCTGGCGCCTGGTGAGCCGGGTGCGCAACGCGGTCACGCTGGTGCGGGGCAAGCCGTCCGACCAGCTGCCCCGCGACGCGACGGAGCGCGCGGCGGTGGCGGGGGTGCTCGGCTACCCGCAGGGCTCCTCGGACCAGATGGTCAACGACTACCTGCGCACCACCCGGCGGGCCCATGCGATCGTGGAGCGCGTGTTCTGGGAGTGAAGATCATGTATTCATCTGAGTCAGAAGAAGTTATCATCTTCAGATGAGTGACATGAAGTCCGACGCTTCAGTGACGGTCATCGGCGACCTGGTCGGCTCACGGCGCAGCGCGGACCGCGCGGCGGTCCACGCCCGCTTCGCGCGGGCCGTCGCCGACGTGAACGCCGAGTTCGCGCCGCTGGTGCCGCTGCGCATCGGGGTCGGCGACGAGTTCCAGGGCATCTTCGCGAGCCTGGGCTCGGCGATCGCGGCGACCCTGCGGCTGCGGCTGGCGCTGCTGCCGGAGGTCGACGTGCGCCAGGGCATCGGGTGGGGGCAGGTGCAGGTGCTGGCCGAGGAGCCGCGCGTCGAGGACGGCCCCGGGTGGTGGGCGGCCCGCTCCGCGATCGAGGCGGTCGAGGGCTACGAGCGCAAGGCGGCGCTGCGGGCGGTGCGCACGGCGTACGTCGCCGCCGACGACGAGCCGGGGCCGGACGCCGCGACGATCAACGCGGCCCTGATGACGCGGGACCAGGTCGTCAGCGGCCTGTCGGAGCGGTCGCTGTCGGTGCTGGGTGGTCTGCTGGGGGGACGCCAGCAGCAGGAGGTCGCCGACGAGCTGGGCATCAGCCCGTCGGCGGTGTCGCAGCGGATCCGGGCCGACGGGCTCGGGGTGCTGCTGGCTGCCGACGAGCTGCTGAGAGGAGGCGTGGCATGAGCTGGATCGGGATCCTGCTGATCGGGTTCGCGGTCGCCGACCTGACCCACTCGGTGCGCCGCACCCGGTACCTGCCCGAGTGCGTGGGTGCCCTCGTCGTGCTCCTGGTCGGCCTGCTGGCGGGGCTGGGGTCCGGTCGCGACGTCGTGGCCCTGCTGGTGATCGCCGCGCTGGTCCTGCTCTGGGGCCGGACAGTGACCTGGGGCTTCGGCCACCCCGGCCAGAAGGCTGCCTGGCTGCCCCTGGTCGTCCTCGTCGTCTCGCTGGTCGCCGCGGTCGGGTGCTCCGGGCTCGCCGGTCAGGCGTCCGGCCCCCTCGGACGCTGGTTGGGGTCGGTGTCGCTGCCGGCGCTCGCCGGGACGGACCCCGACCGGTTCCTGCTGCTCCTGGGCGCCTTCGCCGTCCAGCTCTCCACCGGCAACGTCCTGGTCCGGCTGGTGCTCAAGTCCACCGGCACGATCCACCCGCTCGCCAACGGCGCGCTCCCGCCCACCCAGCTCAAGGGCGGTCGCCTGCTCGGCCCGCTCGAGCGCGTCTTCATCCTCGCGCTCGCCCTCGGCGGGCAGGTCACCGCGGCCAGCGTGGTCGTCGCGGCCAAGGGCCTGCTGCGCTTCCCCGAGCTGTCCTCGCGCCACGAGCAGCAGCAGGTCCACGAGATGACGGAGTACTTCCTGCTCGGCTCGTTCGTCTCCTGGCTCGTCGCGCTCGGGTCGTTCGTGCTGCTGGTGTGAGCCTCAGAGGCGGAGCACGCGGCCGGCGACCACGAGGTGCACCTCGTCGCAGGCTGCGGCGACGCGCTGGTTGACGGTGCCGAGGAGGTCGCGGAAGAGCCGGCCGGAGCGGTGCTCGGGCACCACGCCGAGACCGACCTCGTTGGTCACCAGCACGACGTCCTGCTCGCAGGCCTGCAGGGCGTCGACGACCTCGTCCGCGCGCGCGACGACGAGTCCGAGCGCGGCGTCGTTCTCGGCCTCCCAGGCGCCGGCCTCGTCGACGACGGCGGTGAGCCAGGTGCCGAGGCAGTCGATCAGCACGGGCACCTCGGACGAGCGGATCGCGCCGGCGAGGTCGCGCGACTCCAGCGTCGTCCACGAGCCGGGCCGGCGCGAGCGGTGCGCGTCGATCCGGGCGGCCCAGTCGGGATCGGTCTCCACGTCGGGCGACGGTCCGGCCGCGACGTAGGTCGCGGGCTCGTCGCCGAGGAGTGCCTCGGCATGGCTCGACTTGCCGGACCGAACGCCGCCCGTGACCAGGATCCGCATGGCGGGCATCCTTCCAGAGCAGGGATTCCCTGACGCCTCAGACCGTCGACGCGGCCAGGACGAGCACGGCGAACGACACCTCGACCGCCGCGCCCAGCACGTCGCCGGTGATCCCGCCGAGTCGACGCACGCACCGCAGGAGCAGCGCGACGACCGCAGCCACCATCAGCACGAGGCCCGCGACCGTCGACCAGGCCGAGCCCAGCGCGTCGCCGGCGAACGCCGCGGCGAGGGTGGCGACGAGGAGGGAGGCGAGGGCCGCGGCGACGGGCACGGCGCCGATGTGCGTCGCGCCCAGCCCGTCGGCCCGGGCCGCGGGCACGCCCCGGACACAGGCGACGGCGAGGCAGGCGCGCGAGGCGCAGGCCAGGAGCCCGACGGCGAGCCACGCGTGCTCGTGCCGGACGACAGCGGTGAGCCCGGCTGCCTGCAGGCTCGCGACGAGCACGACCGCGACGACCCCGGCGGGGCCGACCGGCCCGGTGCGCATCACCTCGAGCGAGCGCTCGCGGGTGTACGACGCGGTGAGCCCGTCGGCGGTGTCGGCGAGGCCGTCCCAGTGGAAGGCACGGGTGCCGAGCGCGAGAGCGAGCACCACGACGTACGCCGTCGCGAGGGGTGGAAGGTCGACCCGATCGCCGACCAGCACGACCAGCGCCGCGACCACCCCGAGCGGCAGCGCGGCGACCGGTGCCAGCGCCATCGCCAGCCCGGCGACCGACCGGTCGACGCGCGACGGCATCGGGACCCGGAACGCGGTCAGGGTGCCGGTGGCCAGGAGCCACGCGTCGCGGACGAGCATCAGGACGGCATGATCTCCGACAGCAGGGCCACGTCGCGGAGCACGGCGACGCCGGAGCGCAGCACCGGGAGCGCCGCGACGGCACCGGAGCCCTCACCGAGGCGCATGCCCAGGTCGAGCAGCGGCTCGAGGTCGAGCGACTTCAGCGCATGGGCCTGGGCGGGCTCGGTCGACCGGTGGCCGGCCACCCACCAGGCGGCCGCGCCCGGGGCGATGGCCTGCGCGACGACGGCGCACGCGAGCGACATGAGGCCGTCGAGGACGACGGGCACGCCACGGCGCGACGACTCGACGAGGAAGCCGACTGCCGCCGCGAGGTCGGCGCTGCCGAGCGCGGCCAGCACGTCGACCGGGTCGTCGGTGCGGCCCTCGACGCGCTGGAGCGCGGTGGCGATGACGTCGCGCTTGCGGTTCCACCCGTCGTCGTCGATGCCGGTGCCACGGCCGGTCACCTCGTCGGCCGGGAGGCCGAGCACGGCCGCGACCAGCGCGGCGGCGGGGGTGGTGTTGCCGATGCCGAGGTCGCCGGTCATCAGGAGCTGGGCGCCGTCGTCGACGAGCTCGCCGGCCACCGCCGCACCGAGTGCGAGGGAGGCCTCGACCTCGTCGCGGGACAGCGCGTCCTCGACGTGGATGGCGCCCGACCCGCGGCGGACCTTGCGCGCGGTCACCTCGGCGGGCAGGTCCGACAGGTCGGCGTCGACGGCCACGTCGAGCACGGTCACGGAGACGCCGTGCGCCTGCGCCAGCGCCGTCACTCCCGCCTTGCCGGCGACGATCGTGCGGACCATCGCCTCGGTGATCGCGGCGGGGTAGGCCGACACCCCGTGCGCGGCGACGCCGTGGTCACCGGCGAACACCACGAGGCGTACGTCGTCGAGCGGGCGCGGCGGCACCTCGCCCTGGACGGCCGCGAGCCAGGCGCCGATCTCCCCGAGGCGACCGAGCGCGCCGGGGGGAGTGGCCAGGCCGGCCAGGCGCTCGTGGGCGAGCGCGGCGACGGCGGGGGAGGGAGGCGCAATGCGCGAGATGTCATCCGGCTGAGTGTCCATGGCCGGGCCAGCCTAGGGCCACGCCCGGGCCTCCGGAACGGGTCCTGACCTGCGAGTCTTGCGACGTGTCCGGCCACTCCGTCCTCCAGCTGCCCGTGCCGGCGCTCGAGGAGTGGGTGCGCGTCCGGCACGCCCACTACGACGGTGGCTTCGTGTCCGCCGACCCGCGCTTCGGGCACGCGCACGTCACGGCGCTCGGGCCGTTCGACCCCGACCCGTCGGCCGAGGTGCTCGCGACCGTCTCGTCGATCGCCGCCGCCACCGTGCCGGTGCGGACCAGGCTGGCCGACGTCGCCCGGTTCCCGAACGGGATCATCCACCTCGTCCCCGACCCCGACGCGGCCCTGCGCGACCTGACCGCGCGGCTGGTGGCCGCGTTCCCCGCGTGGCCGCCGTACGACGGTCGGTTCGGCGACGACGTGCAGCCCCACCTGACGCTCGACGCGGCCTCCGGCGACGTCGACCTCGCCTCGACCGTGGCGCTGCTGGGAGACGTCGTACCCGTCGTCGTGCTGCTCGACCGGCTGCAGCTCGCGTGGTGGGAGTCGGGAGCCTGCCGGGTCCTGCACGAGTGGGAGCTGGGGACCGCTGTGCCATGATCGCGCCATGGCTGCATGGGCACACCTCGAGATCACTGTCGACGACCAGGGCAACGTGGAGGTCGGCGGCTACAACGCGGACCCGGAGGCGCTCGTCGAGGGCACCGAGTCGTGGGAGGACCTCCTCACCTCGCTCGGCGTCAACGGCTGGGAGCTGGTGCAGGTGATGCCCGGCGTCGAGACGACCTACTGGTTCAAGCGCCAGGCCTGACCCGGCCCCGGCATGAGCGACCTCGCCGACCGGTTCCGCGCAGCGGCGGCCTCTGCCGAGGCGATTTTCTGGCGGGCGCCCGCCTCGCCCGCGGAGACCTTCCGTGAGCTCGCGGCCTTCGCCGAGGAGCACGGTGTCGAGCGCGACGTCTACGGCGAGCGCGGCGCCGTCGCGCAGCTCGAGGACGAGGTCGCCGCGCTGCTGGGCAAGCCCGCGGCGGTGTTCTTCCCGAGCGGGGTGATGGCGCAGCAGGCCACGCTGCGCGCGTGGTGCGACCGGTCCGGCTCGCGCCGGGTGGCGCTGCCCGACCTCTCCCACCTGGTGCACCACGAGCAGGACGGACCCCGGCGCGTGCTCGGCCTGGAGCTCGAGTGGCTGACCACGGGTCGCGAGACCCCGACGGCCGAGGCGCTGGCCGGGGTCGGGGGACGCCTGGGCGCGGCGATGGTCGAGCTCCCGCTGCGCGACGCCGGCTGCCTGCTCCCGACGTGGGACGAGCTGGTCGCGCTGTCGACCGCCGCCCGGGAGCGGGGCGTGCCCCTGCACGCCGACGGCGCCCGGATCTGGGAGTCGGTGCCCCACTGGGACCGCACGCTGGCCGAGGCGGCGGACCTCTTCGACTCGATGTACGTCTCGCTCTACAAGGGCCTCGGCTCCACGAGCGGCGCCCTCGTCGTGTGCCCCGAGGACCTCGCCGGCGAGCTCCGCTCCTGGCGGCAGCGGATGGGCGGCACGATCTTCTCGATGACCGCGGCTGCGGTCGGCGGCCTGATCGGGCTGCGCGAGCACCTGCCGCGCTTCG
This is a stretch of genomic DNA from Nocardioides oleivorans. It encodes these proteins:
- the cobT gene encoding nicotinate-nucleotide--dimethylbenzimidazole phosphoribosyltransferase, whose amino-acid sequence is MDTQPDDISRIAPPSPAVAALAHERLAGLATPPGALGRLGEIGAWLAAVQGEVPPRPLDDVRLVVFAGDHGVAAHGVSAYPAAITEAMVRTIVAGKAGVTALAQAHGVSVTVLDVAVDADLSDLPAEVTARKVRRGSGAIHVEDALSRDEVEASLALGAAVAGELVDDGAQLLMTGDLGIGNTTPAAALVAAVLGLPADEVTGRGTGIDDDGWNRKRDVIATALQRVEGRTDDPVDVLAALGSADLAAAVGFLVESSRRGVPVVLDGLMSLACAVVAQAIAPGAAAWWVAGHRSTEPAQAHALKSLDLEPLLDLGMRLGEGSGAVAALPVLRSGVAVLRDVALLSEIMPS
- a CDS encoding 2'-5' RNA ligase family protein, which translates into the protein MSGHSVLQLPVPALEEWVRVRHAHYDGGFVSADPRFGHAHVTALGPFDPDPSAEVLATVSSIAAATVPVRTRLADVARFPNGIIHLVPDPDAALRDLTARLVAAFPAWPPYDGRFGDDVQPHLTLDAASGDVDLASTVALLGDVVPVVVLLDRLQLAWWESGACRVLHEWELGTAVP
- a CDS encoding SatD family protein; this encodes MSDMKSDASVTVIGDLVGSRRSADRAAVHARFARAVADVNAEFAPLVPLRIGVGDEFQGIFASLGSAIAATLRLRLALLPEVDVRQGIGWGQVQVLAEEPRVEDGPGWWAARSAIEAVEGYERKAALRAVRTAYVAADDEPGPDAATINAALMTRDQVVSGLSERSLSVLGGLLGGRQQQEVADELGISPSAVSQRIRADGLGVLLAADELLRGGVA
- a CDS encoding bifunctional [glutamine synthetase] adenylyltransferase/[glutamine synthetase]-adenylyl-L-tyrosine phosphorylase, with the protein product MTSAGSFVRLGFVDGAAAARGIERLGTAGRPLTDKLAVTADPDAALDGLLRLGEALDEGAPGSGAAMFAEVADDEGTAMRLCSVLGASAALTHHLVRHPDHWRELTDPTLGSTRAAAYAVRESVLTAVGADPHAAEPVAGLPDAGAVDALRVEYRRILLRLAARDLAHHVGLDDAAAEISDLAAATLEGALAIARARVGADAHAVRLSVIAMGKCGGHELNYISDVDVVYVYETAPGADDGVAMRAATQLASHLMRICSDHTREGTIWPVDANLRPEGSQGPLVRTLASHRGYYEKWAKTWEFQALLKARPVAGDLALGRDYVEMIAPMVWSAAERDGFVTEVQAMRRRVVEHIPAHEAERQLKLGSGGLRDVEFAVQLLQLVHGRADPSLRDGATLSALARLTDGGYVGRDDGERLHEAYAFLRTLEHRIQLYQLRRTHVLPDDEASLRRLGRSIGHLSEPAVTLDKEWRYHRREVRRLHEKLFYRPLLGAVARLPGTEARLSLKAAEARLSALGYADPKAALRHLEALTSGVSRTSDIQRTLLPVLLEWFADSPDPDAGLFGFRRISESLGRSPWYLTMLRDEGEVAQRLAHVLGTSRYATDLLEREPQGVKMLGESLVPLSAEAALAEMQALAERAGSAEAAVVAVRAVRRRELLRIACGDLVAGTDVAVVGQGLSRLTDATLQATLDIATEAVRRQRDLDVVPTRIAVIAMGRYGGFELSYGSDADVMFVHDPVEGAEAQVAGSFAQAVVSELRRLLSLPASDPPLEVDADLRPEGRNGPMVRTVESYAAYYAKWSHVWEFQALLRADAVAGDEQVRRRFTELIDPLRFPTHGISEADVVEVRRIKARVDDERLPRGADRHTHLKLGRGGLADVEWTVQLLQMRHAGTVEELRTPQTLPALSAAAEAGLIAADDAATLAEAWRLVSRVRNAVTLVRGKPSDQLPRDATERAAVAGVLGYPQGSSDQMVNDYLRTTRRAHAIVERVFWE
- a CDS encoding threonine aldolase family protein, giving the protein MSDLADRFRAAAASAEAIFWRAPASPAETFRELAAFAEEHGVERDVYGERGAVAQLEDEVAALLGKPAAVFFPSGVMAQQATLRAWCDRSGSRRVALPDLSHLVHHEQDGPRRVLGLELEWLTTGRETPTAEALAGVGGRLGAAMVELPLRDAGCLLPTWDELVALSTAARERGVPLHADGARIWESVPHWDRTLAEAADLFDSMYVSLYKGLGSTSGALVVCPEDLAGELRSWRQRMGGTIFSMTAAAVGGLIGLREHLPRFGAYRAWAIELAAALDEHGIRTFPEVPHVPTFLAYAPGTPDEVNERLITHAAEHGTMPSGMWRRADVPGWVETELTCYDAATRHDPVEVAALLAAAVGI
- the cobU gene encoding bifunctional adenosylcobinamide kinase/adenosylcobinamide-phosphate guanylyltransferase — its product is MRILVTGGVRSGKSSHAEALLGDEPATYVAAGPSPDVETDPDWAARIDAHRSRRPGSWTTLESRDLAGAIRSSEVPVLIDCLGTWLTAVVDEAGAWEAENDAALGLVVARADEVVDALQACEQDVVLVTNEVGLGVVPEHRSGRLFRDLLGTVNQRVAAACDEVHLVVAGRVLRL
- a CDS encoding adenosylcobinamide-GDP ribazoletransferase; translated protein: MLVRDAWLLATGTLTAFRVPMPSRVDRSVAGLAMALAPVAALPLGVVAALVVLVGDRVDLPPLATAYVVVLALALGTRAFHWDGLADTADGLTASYTRERSLEVMRTGPVGPAGVVAVVLVASLQAAGLTAVVRHEHAWLAVGLLACASRACLAVACVRGVPAARADGLGATHIGAVPVAAALASLLVATLAAAFAGDALGSAWSTVAGLVLMVAAVVALLLRCVRRLGGITGDVLGAAVEVSFAVLVLAASTV